A segment of the Odoribacter splanchnicus DSM 20712 genome:
GGTCAGGCAACCTGTCCGGATTATTGTCGACAGTACAGCTGCAATTGCTACCGATAGTCAATTGGTGCGTACTGCCGATCGCTATCGCACATTAGTCGCTCATACCTCTCGGGCTGATGCCGGAAAATTAGTACAATTGCAACAGAAAGGCGTGGAAACAATTTTATGTCCCGGCTGTGACAACCGGGTCGATTTACAGGCATTGACAACTAAACTGGGCCAGGCCGGTATCGATTCGGTCTTGCTGGAAGGAGGCGGTGAATTGAACGAAGCTTTCTTGCGACAAGGACTGGTAGATGAGGTTTATGCTTTCATCGCCCCCAAACTGATCGGAGGTAAAGATGCCAAAACACCTGTCGAAGGAAAAGGTATCGCCTGGATGAAAGAGGCCATCGCTTTACAATCCGTTTCGATTGAAAAAGTAGGCGAGGATTTCCTTATAAAAGGTTTTCCCCAACCCAGTAACTCATCACCCAGTAACTCAACAACTCAGTAACTCAACAACTCAGTAACTCAGTAACTCAATAACTCAGTAACTCAATAACTCAATAACTCAACAACTCATCAACTCAAACTATGTTTACAGGAATAATAGAAGAAATCGGAAAGATCAAATCGGTGAAACGAGGCAGCAAGAGTGTCGTCCTTGAGGTGGAGGCCCGGAAAGTATTGGCGGACACGCGGATTGGGGATAGCATAGCCACGAACGGGGTGTGTTTGACTGTTGTTGGTAAAGGGAATGACGGGTTTTCTGCCGATGTGATGCCTGAAACCATGAATCGGAGTAATTTGGGCTTATTGAAGCCGGGTGATCCTGTGAATCTCGAGCGGGCCTTGTGTCTGAACAGCCGTTTGGGTGGTCATTTGGTAGCCGGGCATGTAGACGGTACCGGAAAGATCGTGAGCAAACAACAGGATGAAAATGCCATTTGGCTCACGGTGGGGGCTGCTCCCGAAATCCTTCGTTATATTGTAGAAAAGGGCTCTGTGGCTATCGATGGGGTGAGCCTGACGATCGCTTATGCCGACGAGCAGGTTTTCAAAGTGTCCGTCATTCCGCATACTCAGGAAGAGACGACGCTGGTGAAAAAGGAGATAGGAGATGTGGTGAATTTAGAAAACGATATGATTGTCAAATATGTAGAGAAACTGATGGGACAAGGAAAACCGAAGGGGGGACTGACCTTGGATTTCCTGGTGGCCAATGGCTTTTAAGCCGGTTAGAATGATTTTGATTATAGATAGGATAAAAAAATAAGAATATGGAAGGATTTAAATTTAGTACGATCGAGGAAGCTGTTGCTGATCTGAGGGCCGGTAAAATGATTATTGCCGTGGACGATCCGGATCGTGAAAATGAGGGCGATCTGATTTGTGCAGCTGAACATGCTACACTTGAAAATGTCAATTTTATGGCTTCGTATGCCAAGGGATTGATTTGTATGCCGATGAGCAAAGCTTTGACGACAAAATTAGGGTTGGAACAGATGGTGGCCAACAATACCGACAATCACTGTACGGCATTTACCGTTTCGATCGACCATGTGGATACGACAACCGGTATTTCGGCATTGGAACGCTCTATGACGGCCATGAAGAGTGTAGAGGACGATGCCAAACCGTCCGATTTCCGGCGTCCGGGACATATGTTTCCTTTGGAGGCGAAAGCTGGCGGGGTACTCGAACGTATGGGACATACCGAAGCCACCGTCGACCTGATGCGTATTGCCCGGCTCAAAGAATGCGGCTTGTGTTGTGAAATTATGCGGGAAGACGGTACCATGATGAGGACACCCGAATTGAAAGAATTTGCCGTACGGCATGGTTTGAAGATGATTACTGTGGCCGACCTGATCACTTACCGTCGTCGGACAGAGATCCTGGTGGAAAGAGTGACTGAGGCTGAAATGCCTACTAAATACGGAATTTTCAAGGCTTATGGTTATGTCAACAAAATCAATGGAGAACATCACATTGCCCTTGTAAAAGGGGACATCGCTGACGGCGAACCGGTATTGTGCCGGGTACATTCCGAATGTCTCACCGGGGATGCTTTCGGTTCCTTGCGTTGTGACTGTGGCGAGCAGCTGGCGGAAGCTTTGCGCCGGATTGAGAAAAAAGGCCGGGGTGTATTGCTGTATATGCGTCAGGAAGGCCGGGGCATCGGACTGATCAATAAGTTGAAAGCCTATCATCTGCAGGACGGGGGAATGGATACGGTCGAGGCGAATCTGGCACTGGGATTTAAGGCTGATTTAAGAGAATACGGTACCGGTGCGGAAATTTTGGCCGACCTGGGAGTGAAAAAAATGATTCTTATGACAAATAATCCTTTGAAGATAAAAGGATTGGATGGATTCGGACTCGAAGTGGTCGGACGTGAACCGATCGAGATGACCTGTAATGAAAAGAACGAGTTCTATATGTACACCAAGTATAAAAAGATGGGACATATATTACATGTCAGAAATGACTGGAAAAAAGAAGAATAGAAATTGAAAATAGAGATTAAAAGTGTAAAAGTTATGAATTTACTGGAAGGAAAATTATTAGCAGAAGGACAACGGATCGGAGTGGTAGCTGCCCGTTTTAATGAGTTTATCACGGCTAAATTGGTTGGAGGAGCAAAGGATGCTTTTGTACGTCACGGTGGGGATGAAAATAAGCTGGATCTGGCTTGGGTACCGGGAGCATTCGAGATTCCTTTAGTAGCTAAAAAGATGGTAGAAAGCGGCAAATACGATGCTGTGGTTTGTCTGGGGGCAGTGATCCGGGGAGCTACGCCCCATTTCGATATGGTTGCTAATGAAGCGACCAAAGGTGTAGCCCATGTCGGATTGCAGACAGGGGTGCCGGTGATTTTCGGTATCCTGACGACCGATTCGATCGAACAGGCTGTCGAAAGAGCCGGAACGAAAGCCGGTAATAAAGGTTTCGATGCCATGACCACCGCAATCGAGATGATCAATTTATTGAAACAAATCTAATCTGTTTTATCGTTGAGAATTACTTTGTAATTCTCAACGATAAAACTTAGGCCAGCGCTTTTTTTATCGCCTCCAGTGCTTTTTCGTAGTTCGGTTCGTGGGTTACTTCCGGAACATATTCTACATAGTTCACTTTATTGTCTTTACCGATAACGACCACGCCTCGGGTTAAAAGTCGTAATTCTTCGATCAGGAACCCGTATTTTTTCCCGAAATCTGTTTCTTTATAGTCCGACAAGGTTATGACCCGGTCGATACCTTCGGCGGCACAGTAGCGGTGAAGGGCGAAAGGAAGGTCGCAGGAAATAGCCAGAATAACGACATCCTGGCTTAACTCGGAGGCCATCTTATTGAAATGGTGCATCTGGGCCGAGCATACCGGGGTGTCGATAGAAGGGAAAGAAGAAATCACAACAACTTTTCCGGCAAATTCTTTCAGGGATACCGGTTGCATCTGTTGGTTTATTCCATAAAATACCGGAGCCGTTTCTCC
Coding sequences within it:
- a CDS encoding riboflavin synthase; translated protein: MFTGIIEEIGKIKSVKRGSKSVVLEVEARKVLADTRIGDSIATNGVCLTVVGKGNDGFSADVMPETMNRSNLGLLKPGDPVNLERALCLNSRLGGHLVAGHVDGTGKIVSKQQDENAIWLTVGAAPEILRYIVEKGSVAIDGVSLTIAYADEQVFKVSVIPHTQEETTLVKKEIGDVVNLENDMIVKYVEKLMGQGKPKGGLTLDFLVANGF
- a CDS encoding bifunctional 3,4-dihydroxy-2-butanone-4-phosphate synthase/GTP cyclohydrolase II: MEGFKFSTIEEAVADLRAGKMIIAVDDPDRENEGDLICAAEHATLENVNFMASYAKGLICMPMSKALTTKLGLEQMVANNTDNHCTAFTVSIDHVDTTTGISALERSMTAMKSVEDDAKPSDFRRPGHMFPLEAKAGGVLERMGHTEATVDLMRIARLKECGLCCEIMREDGTMMRTPELKEFAVRHGLKMITVADLITYRRRTEILVERVTEAEMPTKYGIFKAYGYVNKINGEHHIALVKGDIADGEPVLCRVHSECLTGDAFGSLRCDCGEQLAEALRRIEKKGRGVLLYMRQEGRGIGLINKLKAYHLQDGGMDTVEANLALGFKADLREYGTGAEILADLGVKKMILMTNNPLKIKGLDGFGLEVVGREPIEMTCNEKNEFYMYTKYKKMGHILHVRNDWKKEE
- the ribH gene encoding 6,7-dimethyl-8-ribityllumazine synthase — protein: MNLLEGKLLAEGQRIGVVAARFNEFITAKLVGGAKDAFVRHGGDENKLDLAWVPGAFEIPLVAKKMVESGKYDAVVCLGAVIRGATPHFDMVANEATKGVAHVGLQTGVPVIFGILTTDSIEQAVERAGTKAGNKGFDAMTTAIEMINLLKQI
- the tpx gene encoding thiol peroxidase; amino-acid sequence: MKITMHGNPLTLVGTPIKTGETAPVFYGINQQMQPVSLKEFAGKVVVISSFPSIDTPVCSAQMHHFNKMASELSQDVVILAISCDLPFALHRYCAAEGIDRVITLSDYKETDFGKKYGFLIEELRLLTRGVVVIGKDNKVNYVEYVPEVTHEPNYEKALEAIKKALA